The Methanoplanus sp. FWC-SCC4 genome has a window encoding:
- the pscS gene encoding O-phospho-L-seryl-tRNA:Cys-tRNA synthase — MDLRIQKTYEALFALEDIREIFRESLPTGPDADGEKEIKRIAEELKKTISDIESGTGQPKVRAIGNSLPIRDREEAYINIQPIQAAGRLTADARKAIISYGDGYSACDQCRKPFRLDKIEKPCIAGFHRELAEFLGMDEARVVPGARRGFQAVTSTLIEKGDIAIATSLSHYTEFLAVENSHGQIREIPADKNNIITADSAAEKIEEVIRKEGKTPKLLMIDHFDYTYANEHDVYGIAKVAKQYDIPLLYNGAYSVGVMPVDGRKIGADFVVGSGHKSMASAAPSGVLAATSEWAEEVFRTTQITGDVTNRRFGIKEVEMLGCTLMGAPLFTMMASFPHVVERTKHWDDEITKISFLLDRMLAIKGTTVLSEYPRKHALTKVDTTDSFDTVSKTHKKRGFYFSSEMSKRGIAGVFPGATKQWKLSTYGLSWEKVRYLADSFDEIAEKYNLEVAK, encoded by the coding sequence TTGGATTTAAGGATACAGAAAACATATGAGGCTCTTTTTGCTCTTGAAGACATAAGGGAGATCTTTCGTGAGTCGCTGCCGACAGGCCCTGACGCAGACGGCGAAAAAGAGATCAAAAGAATTGCGGAAGAGCTGAAAAAAACAATATCCGATATCGAATCGGGAACCGGACAGCCTAAGGTAAGAGCAATCGGAAACAGCCTCCCGATACGCGACCGCGAAGAGGCATACATAAACATACAGCCTATCCAGGCGGCAGGGCGGCTCACAGCCGATGCAAGAAAGGCAATAATCTCCTATGGCGACGGCTACTCCGCCTGCGACCAGTGCAGAAAGCCGTTCAGGCTTGATAAGATCGAAAAACCCTGCATAGCCGGATTCCACAGAGAACTTGCAGAATTTCTCGGAATGGACGAGGCAAGGGTTGTCCCCGGCGCCAGAAGGGGATTTCAGGCAGTCACCAGTACACTCATCGAAAAAGGCGACATCGCAATAGCAACGTCACTCTCTCACTATACAGAATTTCTCGCAGTTGAAAACTCACACGGGCAGATCAGGGAGATTCCGGCAGACAAAAACAACATAATAACGGCAGACAGTGCGGCTGAAAAAATCGAGGAGGTGATCAGAAAGGAGGGCAAAACCCCGAAACTTCTGATGATCGACCACTTCGATTACACATATGCAAACGAACACGATGTATACGGAATTGCCAAAGTCGCAAAACAGTATGACATCCCCCTCCTCTACAACGGTGCCTACTCGGTTGGTGTGATGCCGGTTGACGGAAGAAAAATCGGAGCCGACTTTGTCGTAGGATCAGGGCACAAATCGATGGCATCAGCCGCACCCTCAGGCGTTCTTGCCGCAACCTCCGAATGGGCGGAAGAGGTCTTCAGGACGACACAGATCACAGGTGATGTCACAAACCGGCGGTTCGGGATAAAGGAGGTTGAGATGCTCGGCTGTACCCTGATGGGAGCACCCCTCTTCACCATGATGGCATCATTTCCACATGTGGTTGAGAGGACAAAACACTGGGACGACGAGATCACAAAGATATCATTCCTGCTTGATAGGATGCTTGCGATAAAGGGAACAACGGTCCTGTCCGAATACCCAAGAAAGCACGCCTTAACAAAGGTTGACACAACAGACAGCTTTGATACGGTCTCTAAAACCCACAAAAAAAGAGGCTTTTACTTTTCATCAGAGATGTCAAAACGCGGTATCGCAGGGGTCTTCCCCGGTGCCACAAAGCAGTGGAAGCTTTCAACATATGGACTTTCATGGGAGAAAGTCAGGTATCTGGCAGACTCCTTTGATGAAATTGCGGAAAAATACAATCTTGAGGTGGCAAAATGA